In the genome of Triticum urartu cultivar G1812 chromosome 5, Tu2.1, whole genome shotgun sequence, one region contains:
- the LOC125511639 gene encoding metacaspase-1-like codes for MNMNCGRGPAPATMVRCRQCSASVAAPPGARAVQCMQCCCVTRVGGGGRQHGAMVPAMRPIPGFGGGRGKKRAVLVGIKYTNTRACELRGPINDVKCMRYLLTEHFGFANDCVLILTDEERDPCRQPTKNNIRMAMHWLVQGCSSGDSLVFQFSGAGVQVPDCSGEERDGMDEAICPLDSFQQGPILDDEINQAIVRPLVHGVKLHAIVDACHSATVLDLPYQCTFSKQYGCLRWRDERPLNGAFKGTSGGQAVLISGSSNGKTQMNMMPGPDATVGAMTHSFIRAVECEPRTTYGHLLTSMRTIMREGGGNCNLQGPAGGCIRKVANFSGVEEPQLSSACKFDIHREPFCM; via the exons ATGAACATGAACTGCGGAAGGGGTCCCGCTCCGGCGACGATGGTGCGCTGCAGGCAGTGCAGCGCCAgcgtcgccgcgccgcccggcgCCCGTGCCGTCCAGTGCATGCAGTGCTGCTGCGTTACCCGCGTCGGCGGGGGTGGCCGACAGCACGGGGCGATGGTGCCGGCGATGCGCCCCATCCCGGGCTTCGGCGGCGGCcgcggcaagaagcgcgccgtgCTGGTGGGGATCAAGTACACCAACACTCGCGCCTGCGAGCTCAGGGGCCCCATCAACGACGTCAAGTGCATGAGGTACCTCCTCACCGAGCACTTCGGCTTCGCCAACGACTGCGTCCTCATCCTCACCG ATGAGGAGAGGGACCCGTGCAGGCAGCCGACCAAGAACAACATCCGCATGGCGATGCACTGGCTGGTGCAGGGTTGCAGCTCTGGCGACTCACTGGTGTTCCAGTTCTCCGGCGCTGGCGTGCAGGTCCCTGACTGCAGCGGCGAAGAGCGTGACGGCATGGACGAGGCCATCTGCCCCCTGGACTCGTTCCAGCAGGGCCCCATCCTGGACGACGAGATCAACCAGGCCATCGTACGCCCGCTCGTGCACGGCGTCAAGCTCCACGCCATCGTCGACGCCTGCCACAGTGCCACCGTCCTCGATCTCCCATACCAGTGCACCTTCTCCAAGCA GTACGGATGCTTGAGGTGGAGGGATGAGCGCCCTCTGAACGGCGCCTTCAAAGGCACCAGTGGTGGCCAGGCCGTGCTCATCAGTGGCAGCAGCAACGGAAAGACCCAGATGAACATG ATGCCTGGACCCGATGCGACGGTTGGCGCCATGACGCACAGCTTCATCAGAGCAGTGGAGTGCGAGCCGCGCACCACCTACGGCCACCTGCTCACCTCCATGAGGACCATCATGCGCGAGGGCGGCGGCAACTGCAACCTGCAGGGCCCCGCCGGCGGCTGCATCCGCAAGGTGGCCAACTTCAGCGGGGTGGAG GAGCCCCAGCTGTCTTCTGCTTGCAAGTTTGACATCCACCGCGAGCCATTCTGCATGTAG
- the LOC125506526 gene encoding putative F-box/FBD/LRR-repeat protein At1g22000 — MEDTKSPDSEGKADRFRVMELRSGRRVRRSPPPRRVRSRRAPCGGADDRLSALPDDMLLLVLACLRRARSAARTSILSRCWRDLWTCLPDLTFRDVAPAKIEAVLARLASSPSVPAMLDIEIPPTYCADDGRLSQLLDSVVRFSQRELIFGYLFGMYLEADLPCFPRATSIEFNCNNNICFTQLPADEFSALEKLSLGGASIIDVDTLVTRCPRLRMLSVSVSTSDIKVHSLSLQTLRVSGYLVCISNIDMLTPMLKQLKLDIQTDTDLSVSISAPMLKKVEWFRSFREMNLLFGFWYLESTDMRTADSFGPGGGDYWRNEDSSAHHLCLLIVASEVDLAQEVEFAQEMEKLLVIDFSVLDLTLLTRGHVFGALMWRLLGWHQICAATKRLLVHLSSWYPEREACPANCPCDEPKNWRCQSISLMCLEEVHIDGFTGDDHECDFLKLIFRSSPMLSKVSLKLELEFGGCTKKIYNTFLAYPDVEGYVYLVSGELVPPPSDYLACL; from the exons ATGGAAGATACCAAGTCGCCGGATAGTGAAGGCAAGGCCGATCGCTTTCGCGTGATGGAGCTCCGTTCCGGGCGTCGAGTCCGGCGCTCGCCGCCGCCACGTCGAGTCCGCTCCCGGCGTGCTCCATGCGGAGGAGCTGATGACCGCCTCAGCGCCCTCCCGGACGACATGCTCCTCCTGGTCCTCGCGTGCCTGCGCCGCGCCCGCAGCGCCGCGCGCACCAGCATCCTCTCCCGCTGCTGGCGAGACCTCTGGACCTGCCTCCCCGATCTCACATTCCGCGACGTCGCGCCCGCCAAGATCGAAGCCGTGCTCGCCCGCTTGGCTTCTTCACCTTCGGTGCCCGCCATGCTCGACATCGAAATCCCTCCAACCTACTGTGCCGATGATGGTCGCTTGAGCCAACTGCTCGACTCCGTGGTGAGGTTCTCGCAGCGGGAGCTCATCTTCGGTTACCTATTTGGCATGTACTTGGAAGCAGACCTGCCCTGCTTCCCGCGTGCCACGTCAATCGAGTTCAACTGTAACAACAATATCTGCTTCACACAGCTGCCGGCCGACGAGTTCTCGGCGCTGGAGAAGCTGTCCCTTGGGGGCGCCAGCATCATTGATGTTGATACCCTGGTCACCCGCTGCCCGCGCCTGCGCATGCTCAGCGTCAGCGTGTCTACATCTGACATCAAGGTCCACTCGTTGTCGTTGCAGACGCTTCGTGTCAGTGGCTACCTGGTATGCATCAGTAACATTGACATGTTGACACCCATGCTTAAGCAGTTGAAATTGGACATCCAAACCGACACGGACCTCAGCGTGTCCATCTCGGCACCAATGCTGAAGAAAGTTGAGTGGTTTCGCTCTTTTCGAGAGATGAATCTTCTCTTTGGTTTTTGGTATCTGGAGAGCACGGACATGAGGACAGCAGACAGCTTTGGACCGGGAGGTGGCGACTACTGGCGAAATGAAGACTCTTCTGCTCATCACCTCTGTTTGCTTATAGTTGCGAGT gaggtggacttggcaCAAGAGGTTGAGTTTGCACAGGAGATGGAGAAGCTTCTGGTTATCGACTTCTCTGTGTTGGATCTAACTCTTCTAACGCGTGGGCATGTTTTTGGAGCACTTATGTGGCGTCTCCTTGGATGGCATCAGATTTGCGCTGCTACGAAAAGGCTTCTAGTCCACTTATCATCCTGGTACCCG GAGAGAGAAGCATGCCCAGCAAATTGTCCTTGCGACGAGCCAAAGAATTGGAGATGCCAAAGTATCTCCTTGATGTGTCTTGAAGAAGTGCACATCGACGGCTTCACCGGAGACGATCATGAATGTGATTTCTTGAAACTGATATTCAGATCCTCGCCAATGCTTAGCAAAGTGTCTCTGAAACTGGAACTTGAATTTGGAGGTTGCACCAAGAAAATCTACAACACTTTCCTAGCGTATCCTGATGTGGAGGGCTATGTTTATCTCGTCTCTGGTGAACTGGTTC